One stretch of Streptomyces sp. NBC_00443 DNA includes these proteins:
- a CDS encoding sugar ABC transporter substrate-binding protein, translated as MNARTPHTSAVRRFSIALVASASALSLAACGVVDGIGGGDSSESPNKGDDVTVGLLLPDKATARFEKFDHPLIEKEVASLTHDKGKVVYANAESSTDKQSQQFQQMIADAVDVILVDALDSKGIAPDVQKAKDAGIPVIAYDRLAEGPIDAYVSHDNELVGEVQGRALVEELGAKAATSKVVMMNGDPADPNTARFKKGALDELEGEVNIVKRYDTDKWAPETAKANMEKAISAVGLDNIAAVYSANDGMAGAVIDALKESGASKIPPVTGQDANLDAVQRIVAGEQYMSVYKSFLTEATNAAKMAVYKAQGRAIQFDALTQDSVDSPTQDGIPAQLVSVVPLTKSNIKQTVIQDGVYTVKDICTAEYKADCAAIGLE; from the coding sequence GTGAATGCTCGTACCCCCCACACGTCCGCTGTACGCCGCTTCTCCATAGCCCTCGTCGCGTCCGCTTCGGCGCTCTCGCTCGCCGCGTGCGGTGTGGTCGACGGCATCGGGGGCGGTGACAGCTCCGAGTCCCCGAACAAGGGGGACGACGTCACGGTGGGGCTCCTGCTGCCCGACAAGGCCACGGCCCGTTTCGAGAAGTTCGACCACCCGCTCATCGAGAAGGAAGTCGCCTCCCTCACCCACGACAAGGGCAAGGTCGTCTACGCCAACGCCGAGTCGAGCACGGACAAGCAGAGTCAGCAGTTCCAGCAGATGATCGCCGACGCGGTGGACGTGATCCTCGTGGACGCGCTGGACTCCAAGGGCATCGCGCCTGACGTGCAGAAGGCGAAGGACGCCGGAATCCCCGTCATCGCCTACGACCGGCTCGCCGAGGGGCCGATCGACGCATACGTCTCCCACGACAACGAGCTCGTCGGCGAGGTGCAGGGCCGCGCTCTCGTCGAGGAACTCGGCGCGAAGGCCGCGACCAGCAAGGTCGTCATGATGAACGGCGACCCCGCCGACCCGAACACGGCCCGGTTCAAGAAGGGCGCGCTCGACGAGCTCGAGGGCGAGGTGAACATCGTCAAGCGGTACGACACCGACAAGTGGGCGCCGGAGACGGCCAAGGCGAACATGGAGAAGGCGATCTCCGCCGTCGGCTTGGACAACATCGCCGCCGTCTACTCGGCGAACGACGGCATGGCGGGCGCCGTCATCGACGCGCTGAAGGAGTCCGGCGCGAGCAAGATCCCGCCGGTGACCGGGCAGGACGCCAACCTGGACGCGGTGCAGCGGATCGTCGCGGGCGAGCAGTACATGTCGGTGTACAAGTCGTTCCTCACGGAGGCGACCAACGCCGCGAAGATGGCCGTGTACAAGGCCCAGGGACGCGCCATCCAGTTCGACGCCCTGACCCAGGACTCGGTCGACAGCCCGACCCAGGACGGCATCCCGGCCCAGCTGGTATCGGTGGTCCCGCTGACCAAGAGCAACATCAAGCAGACGGTGATCCAGGACGGCGTCTACACCGTCAAGGACATCTGCACCGCCGAGTACAAGGCGGACTGCGCGGCCATCGGCCTGGAGTAG
- a CDS encoding AMP-dependent synthetase/ligase gives MSTPLPSFAASAAFDDAPGPTLVQPETRRLDGAVREAYVPPFAPHVTHGSLGDLPFDNAAAAPDAVVLSRRGEDGRWSDVTAAQFAEQVQAVAKGLIAEGLEPGDRIAIMARTTYEWTLLDFGAWAAGLVTVPVYPTSSVFQTRWILQDSGAVALVTETAAQAAALGPELDRVPDLHRMWVMEKGHVERLAELGTQQPDGEVGVRRGMLVPDTLATLIYTSGTTGRPKGCALTHGNFFAEVDNAIELLYPIFKARTSEEASVLLFLPMSHVFGRMVAVACIRARVRLGHAPSLKAEDLLPDLAAFRPTCLLTIPYMLEKIFNSARAKAETGGRASSFDRAASVAERYGEAMEARASGTGGGPGTALKTARAFYDPLVYRRIRNAMGGRVRYAICGGSPLGRRLAAFYSGAGIEIYEGYGLTEVTGAATVTPPSKPRLGTVGWPLPGTRIRIAADGEILISGDQVLRGYWDPSAGGVVPAAADGWLPTGDIGALDDEGYLTITGRKKELLITAGGKSVAPAPLENWLRSHPLISQCMVVGDRRPFVSALITLDMDGVSHWRRMNGKHPVPAELLVDDAELRAILQRAIDEANKLVSRPESIRRFTILPTDFTELNGHLTPSMKLRREAVMRDFAAEVEELYAK, from the coding sequence GTGTCCACCCCGCTTCCCTCATTCGCCGCCTCGGCCGCCTTCGACGACGCTCCGGGCCCGACCCTGGTGCAGCCCGAGACGCGGCGACTGGACGGTGCCGTGCGGGAGGCGTACGTACCGCCGTTCGCGCCGCACGTGACCCATGGGTCGCTCGGGGACCTGCCCTTCGACAACGCGGCCGCGGCGCCGGACGCGGTCGTCCTCAGCCGCAGGGGCGAGGACGGGCGCTGGTCGGACGTGACGGCGGCGCAGTTCGCCGAGCAGGTGCAGGCGGTGGCGAAGGGGCTGATCGCCGAGGGACTGGAACCGGGCGACCGGATCGCGATCATGGCGCGGACCACGTACGAGTGGACACTCCTCGACTTCGGCGCATGGGCGGCCGGCCTTGTCACGGTCCCCGTCTATCCCACCTCGTCCGTGTTCCAGACCCGCTGGATCCTCCAGGACTCCGGTGCGGTGGCCCTGGTCACGGAGACCGCCGCGCAGGCGGCCGCCCTCGGTCCCGAACTGGACCGGGTGCCGGACCTGCACCGCATGTGGGTGATGGAGAAGGGCCATGTGGAGCGGCTGGCCGAGCTGGGGACGCAGCAGCCGGACGGCGAAGTGGGCGTACGGCGGGGCATGCTGGTGCCGGACACGCTGGCGACACTCATCTACACCTCGGGCACGACGGGCCGCCCCAAGGGCTGCGCGCTGACGCACGGCAACTTCTTCGCCGAGGTGGACAACGCGATCGAGCTGCTCTACCCGATCTTCAAGGCGCGTACGAGCGAAGAGGCGTCGGTGCTGCTCTTCCTCCCCATGTCGCACGTCTTCGGCCGGATGGTCGCGGTGGCCTGCATCCGGGCCAGGGTGCGCCTCGGTCACGCGCCGAGCCTGAAGGCGGAGGACCTGCTGCCGGACCTGGCGGCCTTCCGCCCCACGTGCCTGCTGACCATCCCCTACATGCTGGAGAAGATCTTCAACTCCGCCCGCGCCAAGGCCGAGACGGGTGGCCGGGCGTCGTCCTTCGACCGCGCGGCGTCGGTGGCCGAGCGCTACGGCGAGGCGATGGAGGCCAGGGCCTCGGGGACGGGCGGTGGCCCGGGCACGGCGCTCAAGACGGCCCGCGCCTTCTACGACCCCCTGGTCTACCGCCGTATCCGCAACGCGATGGGCGGCCGGGTGCGGTACGCGATCTGCGGCGGCTCACCGCTCGGCCGCCGCCTGGCCGCCTTCTATTCCGGCGCCGGCATCGAGATCTACGAGGGCTACGGCCTCACGGAGGTGACGGGCGCCGCGACGGTGACACCGCCCTCCAAGCCCCGTCTGGGGACGGTGGGCTGGCCCCTGCCCGGCACCCGCATCCGTATCGCCGCGGACGGCGAGATCCTCATCTCCGGCGACCAGGTGCTGCGCGGCTACTGGGACCCTTCCGCGGGCGGCGTCGTCCCGGCTGCCGCCGACGGCTGGCTGCCGACCGGGGACATCGGCGCTCTGGACGACGAGGGCTATCTGACGATCACCGGCCGCAAGAAGGAACTCCTGATCACGGCGGGCGGCAAGAGTGTGGCCCCGGCGCCCCTGGAGAACTGGCTGCGCTCCCACCCCCTGATCTCCCAGTGCATGGTCGTGGGCGATCGGCGGCCTTTCGTGTCCGCCCTGATCACCCTGGACATGGACGGCGTGAGCCACTGGCGACGCATGAACGGCAAGCACCCCGTCCCCGCGGAACTCCTCGTCGACGACGCCGAGCTGAGGGCGATCCTGCAACGCGCGATCGACGAGGCCAACAAGCTGGTCTCGCGCCCGGAGTCCATTCGCCGCTTCACGATCCTGCCGACCGACTTCACGGAGCTGAACGGCCACCTCACGCCGTCGATGAAGCTGCGACGGGAGGCCGTCATGCGGGACTTCGCGGCGGAGGTCGAAGAGCTGTACGCGAAGTAG
- a CDS encoding acetyl-CoA C-acetyltransferase, giving the protein MSFLLAPAVRRVAIIGGTRIPFARSDGPYATASNQDMLTAVVDGLVERYRLGDPGAVGELVAGAVLKHSRDFNLARETVLGSKLDARTPAYDIQQACGTGLQAVIAAANKIALGQTESAIAGGADTASDAPLGVNDELRRILLQARRATSLGGRLRALSGVRPSHLVPDIPRNAEPRTKLSMGEHAAVTARAWGVSREAQDELAAASHQRLAAAYERGFFEDLVVPFRGLDRDQNLRPGSTPEKLAALKPVFGLDRAGPTMTAGNSTPLTDGAAVVLLGSEEWAERRGLEPLAYLTAYETAAVDFVRGDVAGGEDGLLMAPAYAVPRMLERAGLALPDFDLVEIHEAFASQVLATLAAWEKRGLAPVDRARLNVTGSSLATGHPFAATGARIVATLAKSMAQRGGSGRGLISVCAAGGQGATAVLERR; this is encoded by the coding sequence ATGAGCTTCCTGTTGGCGCCGGCGGTCCGGCGTGTAGCGATCATCGGCGGCACCCGTATCCCGTTCGCCCGCTCCGACGGCCCGTACGCCACCGCATCCAACCAGGACATGCTCACGGCCGTGGTCGACGGCCTGGTCGAGCGGTACCGGCTGGGCGATCCTGGCGCGGTCGGCGAGCTCGTGGCGGGGGCCGTCCTCAAGCACAGCCGGGACTTCAATCTCGCCCGCGAGACCGTTCTCGGCTCGAAGCTGGACGCGCGCACCCCCGCCTACGACATCCAGCAGGCCTGCGGCACCGGTCTCCAGGCCGTCATCGCCGCCGCCAACAAGATCGCGCTCGGCCAGACCGAGTCGGCGATCGCCGGCGGGGCGGACACGGCGAGCGATGCGCCCCTCGGCGTCAACGACGAGCTGCGCCGCATCCTGCTGCAGGCCCGGCGTGCCACGTCGCTCGGCGGCCGGCTCAGGGCACTGTCGGGCGTACGGCCGTCCCACCTGGTCCCCGACATCCCCCGCAACGCCGAGCCCCGCACGAAGCTGTCCATGGGTGAGCACGCCGCCGTCACGGCACGGGCCTGGGGCGTCTCCCGCGAGGCGCAGGACGAGTTGGCGGCGGCCAGTCACCAGCGGCTGGCGGCGGCGTACGAGCGGGGCTTCTTCGAGGATCTGGTCGTGCCCTTCCGGGGCCTGGACCGGGACCAGAACCTGCGCCCCGGTTCGACGCCGGAGAAACTGGCCGCGCTCAAGCCGGTGTTCGGCCTCGACCGGGCCGGCCCGACGATGACGGCGGGCAATTCGACGCCGCTGACGGACGGGGCGGCGGTCGTGCTGCTGGGTAGCGAGGAGTGGGCCGAGCGCAGGGGGCTGGAGCCGCTGGCCTACCTCACCGCCTACGAGACGGCGGCCGTGGACTTCGTACGGGGCGATGTCGCGGGTGGCGAGGACGGGCTGCTGATGGCACCGGCGTACGCCGTCCCGCGGATGCTGGAGCGGGCCGGGCTGGCCCTCCCCGACTTCGACCTCGTCGAGATCCACGAGGCCTTCGCGTCCCAGGTGCTGGCCACACTGGCGGCGTGGGAGAAGCGGGGGCTCGCCCCTGTGGACCGGGCCCGGCTGAACGTGACCGGGTCCTCCCTGGCCACCGGCCACCCCTTCGCGGCGACCGGGGCGCGGATCGTGGCGACGCTGGCCAAGTCGATGGCGCAGAGGGGCGGTTCGGGGCGCGGGCTGATCTCCGTGTGTGCAGCCGGCGGGCAGGGGGCGACGGCTGTCCTGGAGCGAAGGTAA
- a CDS encoding MaoC/PaaZ C-terminal domain-containing protein, protein MSLVLTAPPSLPPLLARGALLSPFKRPGPQAEFPRTRLVLPDLRVDLARLAAYERVCGFATGDDALPVTYPHVLGFPLAMRLMSGRDFPLPLLGLVHTSITVTRHRALTATRAYELSVHIDGLLPHRRGTEAAVITEMRAGDEVVWESRSTYLARHRTTGPAAAPHVEDVPGRKPLPAVADWRLAADVGRRYGAASGDRNPIHLHPLSARLFGFPRAIAHGMWTVARCLAAHGTPEAVRVRAGFRAPVLLPGTVTYAAQGGRFELRGGEDRVHLAGEVYPLAS, encoded by the coding sequence ATGTCCCTCGTCCTCACCGCTCCTCCTTCGCTTCCGCCCCTGCTCGCCCGGGGCGCCCTGTTGTCACCCTTCAAACGCCCGGGCCCGCAGGCGGAGTTCCCGCGCACGAGGCTCGTCCTGCCGGACCTCCGCGTCGACCTCGCCCGGCTGGCCGCCTACGAGAGGGTGTGCGGGTTCGCCACCGGGGACGACGCCCTGCCGGTGACGTATCCGCATGTGCTCGGCTTCCCGCTGGCGATGCGGCTGATGAGCGGCCGGGACTTCCCGCTGCCGCTGCTCGGTCTCGTCCACACGTCGATCACCGTCACCCGGCACCGGGCCCTCACCGCCACGCGCGCGTACGAACTCTCCGTGCACATCGACGGGTTGCTGCCCCACCGGCGCGGCACGGAGGCCGCGGTGATCACCGAGATGCGGGCCGGCGACGAGGTCGTGTGGGAGTCGCGGAGCACCTATCTGGCCAGGCACCGCACCACCGGTCCGGCGGCCGCACCGCACGTGGAGGACGTGCCGGGGCGCAAGCCGCTGCCCGCCGTCGCCGACTGGCGGCTCGCCGCCGACGTCGGACGCCGCTACGGGGCCGCTTCCGGCGACCGCAACCCCATCCACCTCCACCCGCTCAGCGCCCGCCTGTTCGGCTTCCCGCGGGCCATCGCGCACGGCATGTGGACGGTGGCCCGCTGCCTCGCCGCGCACGGCACACCGGAGGCGGTGCGGGTGCGGGCCGGCTTCCGGGCACCGGTGCTGCTGCCGGGGACGGTGACGTACGCCGCGCAGGGCGGGCGGTTCGAGCTGCGGGGCGGCGAGGACCGCGTCCACCTGGCCGGGGAGGTCTACCCGCTCGCTTCGTGA
- a CDS encoding TetR/AcrR family transcriptional regulator, with translation MGAVKTKRMPRAVREQQMLDAAVRTFGRRGYMAASMDEIAELAGVSKPLVYLYLNSKEDLFTACIRREAAALVVAVRSGVRTELPADRQLWDGLRAFFAHTSHYPDAWSVLHLQARTHGEPFASEVAKMRAEIVEFVTQLILVAAREAHRDPDLPESEVAGLAEALVGAAESLADWANATPTVTAREAAATLMNFAWAGLGNLMDGRPWSPPDAPHEASG, from the coding sequence ATGGGTGCCGTGAAGACCAAACGGATGCCGCGGGCCGTCCGTGAGCAGCAGATGCTGGACGCCGCCGTGCGTACCTTCGGCAGGCGCGGGTACATGGCCGCGTCGATGGACGAGATAGCCGAACTGGCGGGCGTCTCGAAGCCGTTGGTGTATCTGTACCTGAACTCGAAGGAAGACCTCTTCACCGCGTGCATCCGGCGCGAGGCCGCCGCGCTCGTCGTAGCGGTGCGCTCCGGCGTACGGACCGAGCTGCCCGCCGACCGCCAGCTCTGGGACGGACTGCGAGCGTTCTTCGCCCACACCTCGCACTACCCGGACGCCTGGTCCGTCCTGCACCTCCAGGCCCGCACCCATGGCGAGCCGTTCGCCTCCGAGGTCGCCAAGATGCGGGCGGAGATCGTCGAGTTCGTGACGCAGCTGATCCTCGTGGCCGCACGCGAGGCCCACCGCGACCCCGACCTCCCCGAGAGCGAGGTCGCCGGTCTCGCCGAGGCCCTGGTCGGCGCCGCCGAGTCCCTCGCCGACTGGGCCAACGCCACGCCGACCGTGACGGCACGGGAGGCGGCGGCCACGCTGATGAACTTCGCGTGGGCCGGCCTGGGCAACCTCATGGACGGGCGGCCCTGGTCGCCGCCGGACGCCCCTCACGAAGCGAGCGGGTAG
- a CDS encoding SPFH domain-containing protein produces MSTARSSHRRSVISEKVAPWSDIARLLRGGEADTLIPVIIPRHRRRLWWMLPLWLGVYALLMGVMLSLQEADSQSVAGDLAYGTLATLSYVGGVVLVLIGVLWWWRSSIVEIEQGTNGVLTRYGAVIRTLDAGRHYLWHPWSRVDFVVDTATEIPYSAPVMACPTQENVPLRSIEFFLKFRITDAVLFVRTIGAGNFDLVLSSAVQDAIRQRARKMRTERAYDLRGSDVADMQELLNRQLSRYGVRITGSNIPDVQLPAQYQQHLATRERVAKERTAYDQEWGLIRKRRIDQLGMDIERAKKVRDARIVEVKAALNRAREEVAQLLEEQETNAQRVRFEIETRGRSGLIAAENEARAQRALAKAYRDNRAVLQYELARRRLEVGAKLAGRAPQPVVVRTDGTSADTSALSTLLAAQLLPRLTALPPVDGQLLTDRVARFADELGDDK; encoded by the coding sequence GTGAGCACCGCCCGTTCCTCCCACCGCCGGTCGGTCATCTCCGAGAAGGTCGCCCCCTGGAGCGACATCGCGCGGCTGCTGCGCGGCGGCGAGGCCGACACCCTGATCCCGGTGATCATCCCCCGCCACCGGCGACGCCTGTGGTGGATGCTGCCGCTGTGGCTCGGCGTCTACGCCCTCCTCATGGGCGTGATGCTGTCCCTGCAGGAGGCGGACTCCCAGTCGGTCGCCGGAGACCTCGCCTACGGCACCCTCGCCACCCTGTCCTACGTCGGCGGCGTCGTCCTGGTGCTGATCGGCGTGCTGTGGTGGTGGCGCTCCTCGATCGTCGAGATCGAGCAGGGCACCAACGGCGTGCTGACCCGCTACGGCGCCGTCATCCGCACCCTGGACGCCGGCCGCCACTACCTGTGGCACCCGTGGTCCCGGGTCGACTTCGTCGTCGACACCGCCACCGAGATCCCGTACTCCGCGCCGGTGATGGCCTGCCCGACGCAGGAGAACGTGCCGCTGCGCTCCATCGAGTTCTTCCTGAAGTTCCGCATCACCGACGCCGTGCTGTTCGTCCGCACGATCGGCGCGGGCAACTTCGACCTGGTGCTCTCCAGCGCCGTACAGGACGCGATCCGGCAGCGGGCGCGCAAGATGCGTACCGAGCGGGCGTACGACCTGCGCGGCTCGGACGTGGCCGACATGCAGGAGCTGCTCAACCGCCAGCTGTCCCGCTACGGCGTGCGCATCACCGGCTCCAACATCCCGGACGTGCAACTGCCGGCGCAGTACCAGCAGCACCTGGCCACCCGGGAGCGGGTCGCCAAGGAGCGCACGGCGTACGACCAGGAGTGGGGGCTCATCCGCAAGCGTCGGATCGACCAGCTGGGCATGGACATCGAGCGGGCCAAGAAGGTGCGCGACGCCCGGATCGTCGAGGTCAAGGCCGCGCTGAACCGGGCTCGTGAAGAGGTCGCGCAACTGCTGGAGGAGCAGGAGACCAACGCCCAGCGCGTGCGGTTCGAGATCGAGACGCGGGGCCGCAGCGGCCTGATCGCCGCCGAGAACGAGGCACGCGCCCAGCGCGCTCTGGCCAAGGCCTACCGCGACAACCGTGCGGTCCTTCAGTACGAACTCGCCCGGCGTCGCCTGGAGGTGGGCGCGAAGCTCGCCGGCAGGGCGCCGCAGCCGGTCGTCGTACGGACCGACGGCACGAGCGCCGACACCTCGGCCCTGTCCACCCTGCTCGCCGCGCAGTTGCTGCCCCGGCTGACGGCCCTGCCGCCCGTCGACGGGCAGTTGCTGACGGACCGGGTGGCACGGTTCGCCGACGAGCTGGGCGACGACAAGTAG
- a CDS encoding SPFH domain-containing protein: MARARAQAKKSARRVADAVVSGTDPRTAAQDELRRQIGGRGTRGDGGEEYDVPGEGIDPADFPAAREQGGSTATVMRQKTVPLDEAGEALGRSEQVREGTGMVHAICPMVIPKGRSLISMLPVLTLLVLGAVGAAIVGASGADVLTNPLFGVHYWVISLGAVAFVWWRQGMVMVPDGCQAMITRFGKLERVVGPGRIVLLSPWKRVSYIVNTTIEYPFNAPVREAPTKGGVKASIDLFIQFRISDPTEFVYTLGAVRGFEEKLSNAVSETIRTLVYEQEAAGIYDMVGEDTGRLLDLLNQQFRPAVELTNANITHAEPSDQRYRMDLAAPEMVRVAKEAYTHEYALQLRKEQDEGDLTRELASSHETLSAIQADIAQYQAQMDTAVERETNRAEALARQRYVQAESEAKANAALLEAQALDIRAVTAAEAPEILEYRYQQQVLDTLEQVADHLPRLVRIGGATDGGAGIDFLELARELVGERGTELFTDEDMAAVRSRLTEVSERIAARETEIGALLAAERPTVPQVPGQPASTDSSERSDSSESSMSSISSDVSEGADQ, encoded by the coding sequence GTGGCACGAGCGCGCGCGCAGGCAAAGAAGAGCGCACGACGGGTTGCCGACGCCGTCGTCTCCGGAACCGATCCGCGGACGGCCGCGCAGGACGAACTGCGGCGGCAGATCGGCGGTCGGGGGACACGGGGAGACGGCGGCGAGGAGTACGACGTCCCGGGCGAGGGCATCGACCCGGCCGACTTCCCGGCCGCCCGGGAACAGGGCGGCTCCACCGCCACCGTGATGCGGCAGAAGACGGTGCCGCTGGACGAGGCCGGGGAGGCGCTCGGCCGCAGCGAGCAGGTGCGCGAGGGCACCGGGATGGTGCACGCCATCTGCCCGATGGTGATCCCCAAGGGCCGCTCGCTGATCTCCATGCTGCCCGTGCTGACGCTGCTCGTGCTGGGCGCGGTCGGTGCGGCAATCGTGGGCGCGTCCGGCGCCGACGTCCTGACCAACCCGCTGTTCGGCGTGCACTACTGGGTCATCTCGCTGGGCGCCGTCGCCTTCGTGTGGTGGCGCCAGGGCATGGTCATGGTGCCGGACGGCTGCCAGGCGATGATCACCCGGTTCGGCAAGCTGGAGAGGGTCGTCGGCCCGGGCCGGATCGTGCTGCTGAGCCCGTGGAAGCGGGTGTCGTACATCGTCAACACCACGATCGAGTACCCCTTCAACGCCCCGGTGCGCGAGGCACCGACCAAGGGCGGCGTGAAGGCGTCGATCGACCTGTTCATCCAGTTCCGGATCAGCGATCCGACCGAGTTCGTCTACACGCTGGGCGCGGTGCGCGGCTTCGAGGAGAAGCTGAGCAACGCGGTGAGCGAGACGATCCGCACCCTCGTCTACGAACAGGAAGCCGCCGGGATCTACGACATGGTCGGCGAGGACACCGGCCGGCTGCTGGACCTGCTCAACCAGCAGTTCCGCCCGGCCGTCGAGCTGACCAACGCCAACATCACCCACGCCGAACCCTCCGACCAGCGCTACCGCATGGACCTGGCGGCGCCGGAGATGGTGCGGGTGGCCAAGGAGGCGTACACGCACGAGTACGCGCTCCAGCTCCGCAAGGAGCAGGACGAGGGCGACCTCACCCGCGAACTCGCCTCCAGCCACGAGACGCTCTCCGCGATCCAGGCCGACATCGCCCAGTACCAGGCGCAGATGGACACCGCCGTGGAGCGCGAGACCAACCGCGCCGAGGCGCTCGCCCGCCAGCGCTACGTGCAGGCCGAGTCCGAGGCGAAGGCCAACGCGGCCCTGCTGGAGGCACAGGCCCTCGACATCCGCGCGGTGACCGCGGCGGAGGCGCCGGAGATCCTGGAGTACCGCTACCAGCAGCAGGTGCTGGACACGCTGGAACAGGTCGCCGACCACCTGCCCCGGCTGGTGCGCATCGGCGGCGCGACGGACGGCGGCGCCGGCATCGACTTCCTGGAGCTGGCCCGCGAGTTGGTCGGTGAGCGCGGCACGGAACTGTTCACCGACGAGGACATGGCGGCCGTACGGTCGCGTCTCACCGAGGTGTCCGAGCGGATCGCCGCGCGCGAGACGGAGATCGGCGCGCTGCTGGCGGCCGAGCGGCCGACGGTGCCGCAGGTGCCCGGACAGCCCGCATCGACCGACAGTTCCGAGCGCTCCGACAGTTCCGAGAGCTCCATGAGCTCCATCAGTTCTGACGTCTCCGAGGGGGCCGACCAGTGA
- a CDS encoding DUF4229 domain-containing protein, whose amino-acid sequence MLRYTLMRLGIFVGCLVVVWGLVYSGLAPRGLGDSNGMWVVLLALLLSAPISFVVLRKERDRASVQIVQKVDRVKANLESNRSQEDDVVDEAARAQGQAS is encoded by the coding sequence ATGCTCCGCTACACACTGATGCGGCTCGGGATCTTCGTGGGCTGCCTCGTGGTCGTCTGGGGCCTCGTCTACTCCGGCCTCGCCCCGCGTGGCCTCGGTGACTCCAACGGCATGTGGGTCGTCCTGCTCGCGCTGCTGCTCTCCGCGCCCATCAGCTTCGTCGTGCTGCGCAAGGAGCGCGACCGCGCCTCCGTGCAGATCGTGCAGAAGGTCGACCGCGTGAAGGCCAACCTGGAGTCGAACCGCAGCCAGGAGGACGACGTGGTCGACGAGGCGGCTCGGGCGCAGGGCCAGGCCTCCTAG
- a CDS encoding GNAT family N-acetyltransferase, whose product MSLTFTLDPPVTPDLRDGILDLWTDVSNVGGAVGFVPPVTREEIRPELVRQFAGMADRSRRLLVGHDDDGRVAATAFLTFNSHRLMIHWIWLYTVMVHPRHQGKGYGRDLLTAAEQAARTFDGIEAIRLTCRGGLGLEHFYGSCGYKEVGRIPDAIRVAPGDDREDVIMLLPLE is encoded by the coding sequence GTGTCCCTTACCTTCACACTCGACCCGCCCGTCACTCCCGACCTCCGTGACGGCATCCTCGACCTGTGGACCGACGTCTCCAACGTCGGCGGAGCCGTGGGCTTCGTGCCGCCGGTGACGCGGGAGGAGATCCGGCCGGAGCTGGTGCGGCAGTTCGCCGGGATGGCCGACCGGAGCAGGCGGCTGCTCGTCGGGCACGATGACGACGGGCGGGTCGCCGCGACCGCATTCCTCACCTTCAACTCGCACCGGCTGATGATCCACTGGATCTGGCTCTACACGGTGATGGTGCACCCCCGCCACCAGGGCAAGGGCTACGGCCGCGACCTGCTGACCGCCGCCGAGCAGGCCGCCCGCACCTTCGACGGCATCGAGGCGATCCGCCTCACCTGCCGCGGCGGCCTCGGCCTGGAGCACTTCTACGGCTCCTGCGGCTACAAGGAGGTCGGCCGGATCCCCGACGCCATCCGGGTCGCACCGGGCGACGACCGCGAAGACGTGATCATGCTGCTGCCGCTCGAATGA
- a CDS encoding UdgX family uracil-DNA binding protein (This protein belongs to the uracil DNA glycosylase superfamily, members of which act in excision repair of DNA. However, it belongs more specifically to UdgX branch, whose founding member was found to bind uracil in DNA (where it does not belong), without cleaving it, appears to promote DNA repair by a pathway involving RecA, rather than base excision.) yields the protein MVSTKAPEDAYTAEPFLPDRGGLPALRRAAAGCRGCPLHRDATQTVFGVGDRNARVMLVGEQPGDQEDRQGKPFVGPAGRLLDRALQEAGLDPADAYVTNAVKHFKFTRAEPRKRRIHKAPTLREMTACGPWLAAELAVVQPELIVLLGASAGKALLGASFRVGEVRGTLLEREIHGRPERLVATVHPSSVLRAQDDTDREAAYAGLVSDLKVAARALT from the coding sequence ATGGTGAGCACCAAGGCGCCCGAGGACGCCTACACCGCTGAACCCTTCCTCCCCGACCGCGGCGGCCTGCCCGCCCTGCGCCGCGCCGCCGCCGGATGCCGGGGCTGTCCGCTCCACCGGGACGCCACGCAGACCGTCTTCGGGGTCGGCGACCGGAACGCCCGCGTCATGCTCGTCGGCGAGCAGCCCGGCGACCAGGAGGACCGGCAGGGCAAGCCCTTCGTCGGTCCGGCCGGGCGTCTCCTCGACAGGGCGCTGCAGGAAGCAGGCCTCGACCCGGCGGACGCGTACGTCACCAACGCCGTGAAGCACTTCAAGTTCACCCGGGCCGAACCCCGCAAGCGCCGGATCCACAAGGCGCCGACCCTGCGCGAGATGACCGCGTGCGGTCCCTGGCTGGCCGCCGAACTGGCCGTCGTGCAGCCCGAGCTGATCGTGCTGCTGGGCGCGAGCGCGGGCAAGGCGCTGCTGGGGGCGTCGTTCCGGGTCGGGGAGGTGCGCGGAACGCTGCTGGAGCGCGAGATCCACGGCCGGCCGGAGAGGCTGGTGGCGACGGTGCATCCGTCGTCGGTGCTGCGGGCCCAGGACGACACGGACCGGGAGGCGGCGTACGCGGGGCTGGTCTCGGACCTGAAGGTGGCCGCGCGGGCGTTGACGTGA